The stretch of DNA GGATACAAGGTGAATATGCTTTAGCGTTAGTACCCAATTTGGATGCTAATCAATTGGATTGGTTATTGATTGCCGAAAAAACTCCTACTGTTAATACAGATAATGCGATCGCTACATTAGATAGTTTAGCGTCAGATCAAGGTTTGAATGTCGGTAATTTTGAGGTTGAAAATAGTCAAGTTACAGCATGGACAAAACTAAAAACCTCTGCCCGTAATCAATTAGTTAGTTTAAATGCCGAAGTTAAAGGTGCGCACACAAATCAAGAAGACTATGTAATCTTAGCTAGATCGGTTGAAACCATTACCAAAGCGATCAAACCCAATCATACTTCGATCTTAGAACAACCAAACTTGCAAAAAGCGATCGCATCCTTACCAACAAATAATGATGGTTATGTTTATCTTGATTGGGAAACAGGAAAATCCATTTTTGAGCAAAAATTACCAATTATTAGAGTAGTGGAATTGGCTGCCCAATCTTTCTTTAGTCATTTAAAATCTCTTACTATTACTAGTTTAGGTAGTGAAAATGGCATCCGTCGCGCAACGATTTACTTTAATTTAGATTTTTCGTAAAAATTTTTCTACCTATGATCGATTTTCTTGACGATCTGGGTATTAAAGAAGTAGTAACGCAATTACTATACTTCTAAATTTATGAATGTAGCGGTAAAAGAACCAGTCTACATAATTATTCCCATCCATAATCGCAAACAGATTAGCTTAAAGTGTCTGGAAAATCTGAATCAGTGTGGCGATTTACAACGATATCACGTAGTAGTGGTTGATGATGGTTCTACTGATGGAACTACAGAAGCAATTAATTGTCTTTATCCTGATGTAATTGTACTTCCTGGCGATGGTAATTTATGGTGGACAGGTGCAATTAAAAAGGGGATGGAATATTCTTACCAGCAAGGTGCAGAGTATTTTATTTGGTTAAATGATGATACTTTATCGAATAAAGGTGCAATTCAATCTCTAGTTTCAGTTTGTTCTTTGTCTCCTAACAAAATTGTTAGTGGACAATGTTATGCTACAACTGAGTTAAAAATGCCTACTTATGGAGGACAAAGAAAAAAAGGTCTTTCTTTAAATTTGTTATATGCTCCTCAAACAGAAGTAATTAAGTGTGACTGTATGAGTGGTAATTTTGTATGTTTACCACGCTCAATTATTGAAAAAATTGATTTTCCCCCTAATGAGAAATTTCCTCATTGTCTGGCAGATATAGTCTATACTTGGGAAGCGAAAAAAGCTGGTTATCAATTAGAAGTTTTAGGTTGTGCAATTGCCGTTTGTGAGTTTAATCCTCTTTTTGAAGGTTGGTCATCTAATCCTATTCCAATGAAAGAACACTGGAAAATAATAAACTCTCCTAAATCTAATTTGTATCCTCCAGCTTATTGGTTTTATAGTCAAACTTTTTATGGGTGGATGGGAATTATTATTTTCATTCAAGGATATTTTCGTTTACTTTTATTTACGATCGCGCGTTTAATTTTGCCTTTATATTTTCTAAAAAAATTAAAGATTTGTAAAAATAAAATAATTACTAATTATAAAAAAAAATTAAATGAACAATGATAGAAAAATAAATTTATTTATCATTATTCCCGTACATAATCGTAAACAAATCACACTTGCCTGTTTAGAAAATCTTAAAATTTGTAACGCTCTACAAAAATATCAAGTAGTAGTTGTAGATGATGGCTCTAGTGATGGAACTACAGAAGCAATAAATGATTTATATCCGAGTGTAGTTGTTTTAAAAGGTGATGGTAATTTATGGTGGACGGGCGCAATTAATATAGGAATGAAATATGCGTATCAACAAAACGCAAGTCATTTTATTTGGCTAAATGATGATTGCATATTGTCCCATAATACTTTGACTTACTTAATTAGTTTTGTTGAACGAGAAAATCAAAGAGCTATTGTTGGCTGTCAAGGTATTGAATTAGAAAATACGACAGCTTTAGCTTTTGGTGGTAAAGTAAAAACCTGGCGAGGCTATCGATTTATTGATTTGCCTTTCAACACAATAAATACTTGTGATTTACTTAGTGGTAATTTAGTTTGTATTCCTCGATTAGTAGTTGACACTATTGGCTATCCAAATCCAAAAAAATTACCTCATTATGGAGGAGATTCTTTATATTTAATTCGTGCTAAAAAAGCAGGTTTTGAAATATTTGTAGATAATAGAAGTTTAGTTTATAACCAAAAACAACAAGAATCTCATTTATATCCAAAAAATTGGCTAATTGCACAAGGTAATGCTTGGAAAATAATTCAACTAGTTTTTATTCCTCAGTCTGGATTAAGTTGGCGAGTATGGTTAAGTATTAATTGGGAAGCATATTCTTACTGGGGTTTAATTATGTTTTCAAAAAAATATTTTTTTTTAATTGTAATTACTTGTTTAAGATTTTTACCTTTCCAATTGAGAAATTATTTATTTAAAAATTGTAAGTAGTATTGATATACTAATAAGTTTTAATCATGAGTTGTATTAGTGTTGTAATTACTTGTTATTCTGAAGGAAAGCTACTTTTTGATGCAGTAAACAGTATACTGAATCAACCACTATCAGCTTTATAAATAATTATTGTTTGTGACGGATCACATCATCAACCGACTATTGATGTATGTAAAGAATTGCAGAAAAATACTCAAATTCAATTACTATGGCGTGATACCAACGGAGGAACGTCAGTAGCTAGAAATGATGGGTTTGAAGCTGCAAAAGGAGAAATTTTAGTACCGCTTGACGCAGATGATATTTTACCTAAAAATTCTTTAAGTTTGATTTTACAAACTTTTGAAAAGCATCCAGATGCAGGTTTTGTTTATGGAAGCTATTTAAAACAATATCAGGCAGGAGTTGAAGGAAAAATAATTAATCCTGGTAAGATTAATTTAAAATCAATGCTCCAAGCTAAACCATTTACTTTAAGTACCAATTGGAAATTATTAGGTACAACTCCATTACGTAAATCATTATGGCAATCAGTAGGGGGTTATGATTGTGATTTTGGCATTAAAGATTTACATGATGTTGAATTTTGGATGAGAGCATTTGCTTCTGGATGTAGTTATTATCAAATTCCTGACGTTATTTATATTTGGCGTAAATATTTAGGCAATAATAGCAGTAAAGTTACTCCTCTTTCTTGGTATCGTATTGCTCAAAAACATTTTTTAATATATCAAAACTTAGGTTTAGAGTATCGTGCTTATGAGCTTTTACTTTTAGGGAGTAAATGGCTAAATCAATCAGGAGATATACAAATTTTTTCTGAACAATTAAGGCAATTTATATTTAGAGGAAATTTTCAATTATCTACCTTAATTGCTTTTGGAGTTTCCCCGAGTTTATTTCGATTAATAGCTAAATGTGCTAGTCAAAGACGTTAATTTTTTATAGTATATAAAAAATATTATTTTCTAATTATAATTTTCTCGTAAAATAGAGTTTGATTACTAATTTTATTCTTGGTACTAAAGAAACAAACAAGGATTGATCTTAAAATAAGCTCCCAATTTTTTTGCTTGTGCTTTGCTAATGGCTCGTTTGCCGTTAACTATCGAAGAGATTAAACCTTTTGAAGGACTAATAATTCCAACTAAAATTAGTCTTGGATTGAAGATTTGGCTAAAGTTGCCATTATATTTTTGAGTAAATACTGCTAGACTAAACTTAGTCTATAAACTAAGTCTATATGGAAATCGTTAATATTCACCAAGCTAAAACTCAGTTGTCCAAACTGCTGACACGGGTAGCGTTAGGAGAAGAATTTGTTATTGCTAATCGAGGAGTACCCGTAGCAAAACTTTCTCCTTATCAAAAAACTATTACTACTCCTCGAACGCCAGGAAGACTAGCAGGTCAAATTGAAATTGCCGAAAATTTTGACGAAGTAGACGAACATATCCTTCGTTTATTTGAAGGAGAAGAAGCTTGAAACTTCTTTTGGATACTCATTGCTGGTTATGGTGGTTGAATGAACCGCAAAAATTAACCTCTTCGATGCAACAAGCCATCTGCGATTCTGAAAATGAATTATTTCTTTCTGTAGCAAGTATTTGGGAAATTGCCATTAAGGTAGCTATTGGCAAACTTACAATTCCCCAACCTTTATCTCAATTAGTTACCGAACAATTACCGCTAGACGGTATCAACACTCTCGATATCCGAATGATTCACGTTCTCAAGATTGAAGAGTTACCACTTCATCATCAAGATCCTTTTGATCGCATTTTAATAGCACAAGCAATTTGTGAAAATCTGACTATTATGACTTGCGATCGCAAATTTGTTGCTTATCCAGTTTCTCTTAAAAAATAATTAGTTAAGAAACCAGTAACGGTGCTGCGGATAACAACTTTTGGGTATAAGGATGCTTGGGTGAAGTAAAAATCTTTTCCTTACTATCTAACTCGACAATTTGACCCCCATTCATTACCGCAATGCGATCGCAGAAAAATCGAGCAACCCAAAGATCGTGAGTGATAAAGAGGTAAGTAAGGTTAAATTCTGCTTTTAATGCCAACATTAACTCTAATACTTGGGTTTGTACTGTCGCATCCAACATACTGACGGGTTCGTCGCAAATAACTAACTGAGGATTAGTAATCAAAGCACGAGCGATCGCAACTCGTTGTTGTTGTCCTCCTGATAATTCGCTCGGATAACGATGATAATATTGTTCTACTGGAGTTAAACCCACTTTTTGAAGCATCATAGCTACTTTTTGCTTCGCTTCGGCAGGTGTAGCTAGTTTATGAATTAATAAAGGATCGGCGATACTATCTCCTACAGTCATTAAAGGATTGAGACAAGCGTGGGGATCTTGAAAAATCATTTGCAGTTGACGGCGTTTTTGACGCATTTGCGATCGTGATAGTTTAGTCAAATCTTCTCCCATAAATTCTACCGATCCGCTAGTGGGTTTAATTAGCTGCAAAATCGTGCGGGAAAGAGTACTTTTACCACAACCAGATTCTCCGACTAATCCTAAAGTTTCGCCTGGATAGAGATCGAAATTAATTCCATCTACAGCCTTAATAACATTCTTTTGTTGAGAAAATAATTGCTGAACGAAATTACTTTCTAAAGTGAAATGCTGTTTTAAATCTTTTAGCCGTAGGATGGGTTGGGGATGATTTAATTTGGACGAATCACCATTCGCCTCTACAGCTTGTAAATGCAACGCTGCTTCTAATAAAGACTGGGTATATTCGTGTTGAGGATGATGAAGAATCGATTTAACTGCACCAGACTCAACCATCTTACCGTTATACATAACCGCCACGCGATCGCAATATTCCCCAATCATCGCCAAATCGTGGGAAATTAATAATAAAGCCATTGACCTTTCCTTACATAAACGAGTCAATTCCGTTAAAATCTCTGCCGAAACAGTCACATCAAGACTAGTAGTAGGTTCATCGGCAACAATCATTTTAGGATTGAGAAGTAAAGCAAGAGCGATCGCAACTCTCTGACGCATTCCACCACTAAATTCATGGGGATATTGTCCCCAACGATTAGCAGGTATCCTCACCGCATCTAAAGCTTCAATTGCTTTTTGTTTCGCTTCACGATGAGATAAATTTGGTTGATGTGCTTTTAAAGTTTCCAAACAATGATCGCCAATTGTCATTAAAGGATCGAGACGCGTCATCGGATCCTGAAAGACTAAAGCCACGACTTCACCACGAAATTGACGTAATTGACGGGGATTTAAGTCAAAAACCGACTTATGATTAAAGTTTACTGTTCCTTCAGTGCTGCTACCATCAGGTAACAACCGCATAATTGCCCTACCAATAGTAGACTTCCCACAGCCAGACTCTCCGACTAAACCCAATTTTTCCCCAGGATTGAGAGAAAATGAGACATCATCAACAGCCCAAATAGTTTCAGATTGAGATTTGCGGGGATAAGCAACTCTGAGATTGTTAACTTCCAGTAGAGTCATAGATGCTAGCAGTTAGAAGAAATATAGCAAGTCTACTGCATTTTAATTACTGAAGGAAAAAGTTGCAGCTTTTCCAAGAAAAAAAATATATACAAAAAAGTTTTTATAAACTTCTTTGATTAGATAAATATTCAATTTTTTCTCCTGCAAATTCTTCAAATAATTGCCGATGACTTTGAAGAGAAAATTCATCATCTCTTGTCTCGTATTCTTTTACCCAATCGAGCAACATGGTTAGATTTTCATGCTGAGCCTCTGGAGAAGGATATTTATGAGATTCCCAGGGACGAGCAAGACAGTTTTGCACGCAGGTATCAATCCCAGGATTAAGAAAAATCAACTTAGTACAATGACGAATAGCTTCTGTTAACAAGCTGGAATAACAACCTTCAATTACCCAATTGTCATTAGTTTTAATAAATTCAGATAAATCTTTTAAACTATCTTCCATGTTTCTCCTGACAGTAGGATTTTCTACTTCCCAGGCTAAAGTATCTAGATCGAGATGTGCTAATTCGTAATTCTGCTTCAAAGCTAATGCCATCGTCGATTTTCCTGAACCAGAATTACCAAAAATTACTATTTTATTCACAAGCTAATTGAAGATCTTGCAATGCGATCGCTCTCATAATACACCAGTAACCAATCAACTATCAACCATTCACAAAAATCTAGATGTTTACGCTAATTCTAAAACCTAAAAACCGCTATAAATTTCATCCCTACTATTTCCCGATCGCTTTCTAACTTGAAATTAGTTATATTTAGGAAGTAGTATATGCGACACATTGGTATTATTGGTGCTGGTCAAGCTGGTTTATACTTAGGTTTTAGTTTAATTGAAGCAGGTTATCGAGTCACTCTGTTTGCTGAACGTTCTCCTGAAGAAATTTTTAATAGTCAACCTTCTGCATTGGCAGTATTGTTTTCTGATGCGCTGGAATTAGAACGTAATTTGGGACTTGATTTTTGGAGTGATGAGTTTGATGGTTGCGAACAATTCCTTTGTCAAGCATACGATTCTGAAGGAAATTTACTCTTAAAATTCTCTTCTGCTATAGAAAAACCTTGGCAAGCGATCGATCAACGTCTCAAATTTTCGCTGTGGATGCAAGAGTTTGTTCGTCGAGGTGGTGAACTAATTGTAAAAACTGTCACCATAGCTGATTTAGAAGAATGTGCTAAAAAGTATGATTTAGTCGTCGTAGCTGGTGGAAGAGGAGAAATTTCTAGATTATTTGAACGAGATAAAAAAAAATCAATCCATAACCAACCAAAAAGACATTTAGCAGGAATAATTATTAAAAACCATTCAGTTTCCCAGAAAACTTTTAAACTAGCTAATCTTCCTGGTATTGGCGAGATTATTCAAACTACTTTTTTCCACAAGTATCAAATTCCTACTACTGCGATCGGTTTTGAAGCCTATCCAGGCGGTATGATGGATCGTTTTAGTCAAGTACAAAATGGTCAAGAACTTTTAGCGATCGCTAAAGAAACTATCAAACAGTTTTTACCTGGAGACTACGAATTAATTAAGGATAGCGAACTTGCCGATCCACAAGGTTGGTTACGTGGCGCAGTTACTCCTACTGTTCGTAAACCAGTTGCTTATTTACCTTCTGGTGCAATGGTGATGGGAATTGGTGATGCGGTGATTCTTAATGATCCTATCTGCGGACAAGGAGCAAATAGTGCTACAAAAATGTCTAAATTAGTTACACAAAGAATTATTGAGGTTGGTCAAGGTAGCTTTGAACCTACTTGGATAGAAGCAGTTTTTGAAGAATTTTGGCAATATTCCCAATACGTTAATGCTTATGCAGATTGTTTACTAGAACCTCCTGCCCATTTACCAAAGATTTTGATGGCAATGGCAGAAAATCCAGCCATAGTTACAGATTATCTCAACGGAGTTAATCATCCTCCCGCATTATCCCCTTGGTTTTTTAAACCAGACGCAGCAGAACAATATCTAGCTAAGAAAAATTTGTTAATTTAGCGATTTCTTTTCTGAAAAACTGAAAATGTAGAGTTAATCGCCAAGTAACTGACAAAATTTCTGTTGCTCGTTTTCTTTCTCAACTACGCAAATTATTTTGCACAATTACTTATTAAAAGACAGAATATTTGACAACTCCAAATTGATCGCTGATAACAGTGGAAGCAAATTTTCTAACTGAGTAGCAATGAAAATCGGAGTGGCTGTCCTAGGGGTAGGACGTTGGGGAGTGCATTTTGTCAGGAATATGTCTCAACATTCTCAAGTAGAATTAGTTGCGATCGCAGACCCTCATCCTAGTCAATTAAATTACTGTGTCCAACAGTTTGGCATCGATCCAACCAAAGTAACTTTAGCGACTGACTGGGAAACTATCCGAGAATTAGACAATCTTCATGCCATAGTGGTGGCTACCCCTGCGTCTACACATTACGACCTGATTTATGATGCTCTTTCCAGAGGTTATCATGTTCTAGCCGAAAAACCCCTTACTCTCAATCCTGAACAATGTCTGGAACTAACCAAATTAGCTACATCCAAACAGTTACAATTGTTAGTCGATCATACTTATTTATTTAATTCAGTCGTTCAAAAAGGTCAACAAGTAATTCAATCAGGTAAATTAGGTCAATTACGCTACGGCTATGCCACTCGTACTCATTTAGGACCCGTCCGTCAAGATGTTGATGCCCTTTGGGATTTAGCTATTCATGACATTGCAATTTTTAATCATTGGTTAGGACAAACTCCAATCAAAGTTCAAGCTAGAGGAAAAGTTTGGTTACAACCAGAACATCAAATGATTATTTCTAACCAGGTTGGGTTAGCGGATTTAGTTTGGTTGACTCTGTTTTATCCTGACGGTTTTGAGGCAAATATTCATCTGTGTTGGTTAAATCCTGATAAACAAAGAAGACTATGTGTAGTTGGTAATGAAGGTACTTTAATTTTTGATGAAATGTCCCAAGCAACACCTTTAACGATCCAACAAGGTTATTTTGCTCAAGAAGGCGATAAATTTATTCCTCAAGGACAAAATTGCCAAATTATTGCCACCGAACCAGCCGAACCCCTTTCTCAAGTATGCGATCGCTTTATTACTGATATTCTCAAGGGTAGTAGTTCCACTCTCTCCTCTGGTTGGGTAGGAACACAATTAGTGCAAATTTTGACTGGTTTGACTCGTTCTTTAGAACAACAAGGGGAAATTATTGCTCTACCTACTTTTAGTTCCTAGACGAACCCTTACTAAAGGCGATCGCTTTAGGCATTACTTTTGTTACGGTAAGGGGTAAACAGTCCTACTGGTTTGTACAATTTGCCTGGGGATATCCTGTGCCTACTCATTTTAGACATGAATTTAAAGAGTTGATGAAGAGATAAATTTAGTCGCTTGATTAGGATAAGTTAAAGGGTAATTGAGCGAATTTTGAGCGGATAAACAGATTGTGGTTCTGTGTGTTGTGGTCAGAACTCCCGATTATAAAGTAGCGCAGCCAACGAGCGTGGAGGGAGTCGAACCCCCGACCAACAGAACCGGAATCTGTTGCTCTATCCACTGAGCTACACGCCCTTACGATTATTAAGAATAACACGTCTTAACTAAATTTAAAGTAAGCTCTTCTAAACTGTAGCAAGAGATTAATACCTACTAAGATGATGTTTTGTTGGATAGTTATGTTATCGATAAGGCAAAGCAGAAGGACGAGACTTTTAAACGCCACTGCCACAAAAGATTGATTTCAAGAAAATCTGGGCATATTAGTAGCACGTTGCTTTTTGAGTAATGTTTTGCCCGCTCGATTAATTAAGGTAATGGCTACTATAACTTCTCAAGGCTCTACCATTTCGTTAGCAAAGATTTTTGGATTATTTACTGTTTGCTTTTATGTTTTATTTACTTTATTAGCTGATAGCCATAGTTTAATGGTTCTTTATCCTGTGGTTTTGCTTTGGCAAATAGGTTTGATGCTGCCTATTTTGTGGTTACTCATGCTAGTTTGGCAGGGAAAAAAATTAGCTTTAGGTAATCATTTAGATTGGCTAGTTGGATTGGGTTTAATTGCTGTGGTTATTTCTACAGTTTTTGCTCAATTTAAATCACAAGCAATTTGGTATGGTTGGGCAGCTTTTGGTTTAATTGCTGTTATTTATTTAGTTAATTATTATGGTGCTACTCCGCAAAATAGATTTCGATTTTTAGTTAAACAAGGATATTTAAATTTAGCTTTAATTATTGTTAGTTTATGTTTGTGGTTTACTCAAACATTACTACCAGAGTTAGCTCGTTTGCAACAACTGAAACAATCGGGAATTAATTTAGCTTTTGATTTTTCAACTATAGAATTACGGAATTGGTCACCTTTTGGACATCAAAACTATGTCGCTGGTTATTTAGTTTTAGCTTTACCTTTATTAATTGGTTTGACTATTTTGGCAACAGATTGGCGACGTTGGTTGTGGTTGAGTGGATGTATTTTAGGATTACTCGATCTTTATACTACTAGTTCACGGGGTGGTTGGTTAGCGGTAATTGCAACTTTTGTGATTGGTTTATTAATTCTCTTGTGTTTTAGTCCTTTACCTCGTCTTTGGCTAGTTTTGGGAGGAATAGGTAGTTTGATTGGGCTTAGTTTGGTGATTTTAGCTAATAATCGTTTCAATAATTTGATTATGGCAGTCATTAAAGGACAAGGAGGATCAGAATTGGCTTATCGCACTATCAATGCGGTAATCGGTTGGCGGATGGGAATTAGTCACCTTTGGACTGGAGTAGGATTGGGTAATGTTGCTTTACTTTATCAAAGGTATCGTCCTACTTGGGCAGGAAGAGAATCAGAATTAGCATTTCAATTACATAGTACTCCTGTTCAGCTTTGGGCTGAAATTGGTATTTGGAGTGTAGTGTTAGAAGTAGGCACGAGCGCATTTTTGGGGTTTTTCTTATTCAAATTGTTGCGTGAGGGCAATAATTTAGTTACAAGCGATCGCATTTTGAGTTGGTGTCTTTATGCTAGTTTGTTTGCTTACGGGGTAATGAGTCTGACTGATTATCAGTTAGATAATATGGCAATTAGCGGTACTTTAGTTTTATTTGGGGGTATTTTAGCTGCTATTTGGCGGTCAAACTCTTCTTGGCAACGGCAATTAAAAAAAGTTCAATCCAGTTTGAGTTTAGTAGGATTAGGAATTACTTTGGCTGTAATAATTTGGTTGTTTCCTGTACATCGTGCTTGGCAACTTTCTAGTCAAGGTTTTATGGCACTCAATCAAGGAGACAAAAATACTTTTATTGAAAAATTAACAAAAGCTAATCAGTTAGCACCTTGGGAACCTTATTATTCCGCTCAACTTGGTTGGAATTTGGGTGAATTTGCGCTAGCAAGTAGTAATGTAGAGGAAAAACAGCAATTATCTCTAGCAGCAATTGAATGGTTGCAAAAATCAATCACTGCATCACCTTATTCAGAATTTGGTTATAGTAATCTTGGTTGGTTAGTTTTAAATAGTAATCCTTCAGCAGCAACTCAAGCCTTTGTTAAATCAGCAGAATTGATTCCAGCTAAACGCGGTGTTTTCTACGGTTTGGGAGTTAGTTTATTAGTGCAAAGACAAATAGATTTAGCTACAGAAGCCTTTACTTTAGAAATTTTACGTGATCCTGTGTTTGTTACTAGCCCTGTTTGGCAATCTCCTTTGCTAAGACAAATTTATCCTTTAGTTTTAAATCGCTTAGAAACTAAATATAGTGAATTGATTAAACAAAATTCTGACAATTCCTTTTGGCATCTTTGTCGAGGTAGTTTGTATTGGTGGGAAGGAAATTTAGCAGCAGCAAAACAAGATTGGCAACCTTTAGCTAATCCTTTAACAGAAATATTGCTTGAAATTGATTCTGATTCAGAATTAAAAGCTAAAATCAATGCTTTACCAAAATCATCAACTCAATTACTCCTTAAAGCTTGGTTTGAGCCAGAAAATCGACCTCAATTACTCCAACAAGCATGGTTGCTACACAAAGATCATATGCCTTCTTCTTTACATCAGGAGTTATTAATCTCAATGGCACAAGCAAATAGCTTGAGAGAATGGTTAATTATCAAAAATCCTATTATTCCATATCGTCGAGAACGTTCAGGATTTGGTGTAGTTAGTCGTCATATTGATGGCACTATCCCTAATGATTTTTTAGTAGTAGTTGATCATATCGCGATCGCAACTTGGTTTGAAAGTATCTTTCCTTCACCAATTTACTTTCCTGATCTTGATCGCATTTTACAAACGCAACGCGATACTTTATTAAAAACTATCTTGGCAAGCAAATAATTGAGATTATATTCAAGTTTTTTATTTGTTTAAAATTCTCAATAGCGCTCGCTATGTAACAACAATTGGCTGAGATATACTAAAAAAAACTAAACCAAGAGTGCCAAAGATAATTTAGAAAATAAACAAAAAACTAATCTTTAAATAATTGCGATCGCTATTTGAAATCTTGCAGATAAAATAAGACTAAATTCGATTCACAAAACCGATTTTAATAAAAGAGCTAGTTACACTCTAATATTTAGTTAAATCTTTTATTATTCATTTTTTCCAGAATTAATAGTAGTTAAAATTTTAGTTTCAGACTCAACTTCTGCTTGTCTTTCTTTTTCTTGAATTTGAAATTGTACTAATTGTTTTTCAATTTCAGTACGGATAGTTTGACGATATTCAAGAAAATGTTCGTTATGGGCGCACACAGTTAAATAATGTTCCCAAACCGCAGGATTATGTTTAAAAATTCCGAATAAATGATGCCAGAATTGCCAGCGAG from Stanieria cyanosphaera PCC 7437 encodes:
- a CDS encoding glycosyltransferase family 2 protein: MNVAVKEPVYIIIPIHNRKQISLKCLENLNQCGDLQRYHVVVVDDGSTDGTTEAINCLYPDVIVLPGDGNLWWTGAIKKGMEYSYQQGAEYFIWLNDDTLSNKGAIQSLVSVCSLSPNKIVSGQCYATTELKMPTYGGQRKKGLSLNLLYAPQTEVIKCDCMSGNFVCLPRSIIEKIDFPPNEKFPHCLADIVYTWEAKKAGYQLEVLGCAIAVCEFNPLFEGWSSNPIPMKEHWKIINSPKSNLYPPAYWFYSQTFYGWMGIIIFIQGYFRLLLFTIARLILPLYFLKKLKICKNKIITNYKKKLNEQ
- a CDS encoding glycosyltransferase family 2 protein, with product MNNDRKINLFIIIPVHNRKQITLACLENLKICNALQKYQVVVVDDGSSDGTTEAINDLYPSVVVLKGDGNLWWTGAINIGMKYAYQQNASHFIWLNDDCILSHNTLTYLISFVERENQRAIVGCQGIELENTTALAFGGKVKTWRGYRFIDLPFNTINTCDLLSGNLVCIPRLVVDTIGYPNPKKLPHYGGDSLYLIRAKKAGFEIFVDNRSLVYNQKQQESHLYPKNWLIAQGNAWKIIQLVFIPQSGLSWRVWLSINWEAYSYWGLIMFSKKYFFLIVITCLRFLPFQLRNYLFKNCK
- a CDS encoding glycosyltransferase family 2 protein, with translation MVCDGSHHQPTIDVCKELQKNTQIQLLWRDTNGGTSVARNDGFEAAKGEILVPLDADDILPKNSLSLILQTFEKHPDAGFVYGSYLKQYQAGVEGKIINPGKINLKSMLQAKPFTLSTNWKLLGTTPLRKSLWQSVGGYDCDFGIKDLHDVEFWMRAFASGCSYYQIPDVIYIWRKYLGNNSSKVTPLSWYRIAQKHFLIYQNLGLEYRAYELLLLGSKWLNQSGDIQIFSEQLRQFIFRGNFQLSTLIAFGVSPSLFRLIAKCASQRR
- a CDS encoding type II toxin-antitoxin system Phd/YefM family antitoxin gives rise to the protein MEIVNIHQAKTQLSKLLTRVALGEEFVIANRGVPVAKLSPYQKTITTPRTPGRLAGQIEIAENFDEVDEHILRLFEGEEA
- a CDS encoding type II toxin-antitoxin system VapC family toxin; the protein is MKLLLDTHCWLWWLNEPQKLTSSMQQAICDSENELFLSVASIWEIAIKVAIGKLTIPQPLSQLVTEQLPLDGINTLDIRMIHVLKIEELPLHHQDPFDRILIAQAICENLTIMTCDRKFVAYPVSLKK
- a CDS encoding dipeptide ABC transporter ATP-binding protein, coding for MTLLEVNNLRVAYPRKSQSETIWAVDDVSFSLNPGEKLGLVGESGCGKSTIGRAIMRLLPDGSSTEGTVNFNHKSVFDLNPRQLRQFRGEVVALVFQDPMTRLDPLMTIGDHCLETLKAHQPNLSHREAKQKAIEALDAVRIPANRWGQYPHEFSGGMRQRVAIALALLLNPKMIVADEPTTSLDVTVSAEILTELTRLCKERSMALLLISHDLAMIGEYCDRVAVMYNGKMVESGAVKSILHHPQHEYTQSLLEAALHLQAVEANGDSSKLNHPQPILRLKDLKQHFTLESNFVQQLFSQQKNVIKAVDGINFDLYPGETLGLVGESGCGKSTLSRTILQLIKPTSGSVEFMGEDLTKLSRSQMRQKRRQLQMIFQDPHACLNPLMTVGDSIADPLLIHKLATPAEAKQKVAMMLQKVGLTPVEQYYHRYPSELSGGQQQRVAIARALITNPQLVICDEPVSMLDATVQTQVLELMLALKAEFNLTYLFITHDLWVARFFCDRIAVMNGGQIVELDSKEKIFTSPKHPYTQKLLSAAPLLVS
- a CDS encoding P-loop NTPase family protein gives rise to the protein MNKIVIFGNSGSGKSTMALALKQNYELAHLDLDTLAWEVENPTVRRNMEDSLKDLSEFIKTNDNWVIEGCYSSLLTEAIRHCTKLIFLNPGIDTCVQNCLARPWESHKYPSPEAQHENLTMLLDWVKEYETRDDEFSLQSHRQLFEEFAGEKIEYLSNQRSL
- a CDS encoding styrene monooxygenase/indole monooxygenase family protein, producing MRHIGIIGAGQAGLYLGFSLIEAGYRVTLFAERSPEEIFNSQPSALAVLFSDALELERNLGLDFWSDEFDGCEQFLCQAYDSEGNLLLKFSSAIEKPWQAIDQRLKFSLWMQEFVRRGGELIVKTVTIADLEECAKKYDLVVVAGGRGEISRLFERDKKKSIHNQPKRHLAGIIIKNHSVSQKTFKLANLPGIGEIIQTTFFHKYQIPTTAIGFEAYPGGMMDRFSQVQNGQELLAIAKETIKQFLPGDYELIKDSELADPQGWLRGAVTPTVRKPVAYLPSGAMVMGIGDAVILNDPICGQGANSATKMSKLVTQRIIEVGQGSFEPTWIEAVFEEFWQYSQYVNAYADCLLEPPAHLPKILMAMAENPAIVTDYLNGVNHPPALSPWFFKPDAAEQYLAKKNLLI
- a CDS encoding Gfo/Idh/MocA family protein gives rise to the protein MKIGVAVLGVGRWGVHFVRNMSQHSQVELVAIADPHPSQLNYCVQQFGIDPTKVTLATDWETIRELDNLHAIVVATPASTHYDLIYDALSRGYHVLAEKPLTLNPEQCLELTKLATSKQLQLLVDHTYLFNSVVQKGQQVIQSGKLGQLRYGYATRTHLGPVRQDVDALWDLAIHDIAIFNHWLGQTPIKVQARGKVWLQPEHQMIISNQVGLADLVWLTLFYPDGFEANIHLCWLNPDKQRRLCVVGNEGTLIFDEMSQATPLTIQQGYFAQEGDKFIPQGQNCQIIATEPAEPLSQVCDRFITDILKGSSSTLSSGWVGTQLVQILTGLTRSLEQQGEIIALPTFSS